A single window of Malus sylvestris chromosome 5, drMalSylv7.2, whole genome shotgun sequence DNA harbors:
- the LOC126621315 gene encoding uncharacterized protein LOC126621315, giving the protein MACTIDFRRLDEGFGGKTYKRKRNPQASDEDASVFGGAAMEIDDSYPPPAKRSAVPSSDNPDKPSFGKPSYDGVIAGKVSGRKWKQPRKQRASAAQVSRKGTTFEERAKAKEIKRAYRERMTELKDEIKKNKEEKRRKREEREKKKKENILRSGTKLQVISNPKTIKKIAKTKDRKLLQPVPEHLINKNRRKRNKNDDE; this is encoded by the coding sequence ATGGCCTGCACAATCGATTTCCGCCGCCTAGACGAAGGCTTTGGCGGCAAAACCTACAAGCGCAAGAGAAACCCCCAAGCCTCCGACGAAGATGCCTCTGTCTTTGGCGGCGCTGCAATGGAAATCGATGACTCGTATCCACCTCCAGCCAAGCGGTCGGCGGTACCCTCGTCTGACAACCCTGACAAGCCCAGCTTCGGGAAGCCGAGCTACGACGGCGTCATCGCGGGAAAAGTCTCCGGGCGGAAGTGGAAGCAGCCAAGGAAGCAGAGGGCGTCGGCGGCGCAAGTTAGCCGAAAGGGGACGACGTTCGAGGAGAGGGCAAAGGCGAAAGAGATAAAGAGGGCTTACAGAGAGAGAATGACGGAGCTGAAGGACGAGATCAAGAAGAACAAGGaggagaagaggaggaagagggaggagagggagaagaagaagaaggagaatatcTTGAGGTCTGGGACTAAGCTGCAGGTGATTTCGAACCCGAAGACAATCAAGAAGATTGCAAAGACGAAGGATCGGAAGCTTCTCCAGCCGGTTCCTGAGCATTTGATCAACAAGAACAGGAGGAAGAGGAACAAGAACGACGACGAATAG